Proteins from a single region of Hordeum vulgare subsp. vulgare chromosome 6H, MorexV3_pseudomolecules_assembly, whole genome shotgun sequence:
- the LOC123402051 gene encoding high mobility group B protein 9-like: protein MRAASEMFVVDAAAAADKGKEKVEEPVPAARAAGCGNGRFMAYPARMAEHKGVVTDAAIFRAELEKLHAHMGTKLKVPIIGGKDLDLHQLFKEVTSRGGIDKVKAENRWREVTASFLFPATATNASFMLKKYYMSLLYHFEQLYFFGAQGWYQQETDNRSLPCIEVRAETENTVKRKRATSASSDPALASDNADVDVIIDGKFEYGYIVTVVMGSKSTKAILYNYSEEPALTTLAPTMPVNNTGSKGGHRRRQRRKKLSTTDPRHPKPNRSGYNFFFQDQHRKLKPEYPSQDRLISKMIGERWNNLSPEDKAVYQERGVQDKERYQSQLAAYREELRTGQPISNSMPIIGNDAPIQQTFPQTEVTIDEVDSKVSKGDMLLSNQRYNNSDEGVDSGGKLVEDEEFNTDTSPEPSMDTTDSPGPLDPSADGDRFELRRRENPNKNEKQSTAPK, encoded by the exons ATGAGGGCAGCGTCGGAGATGTTCGTTGTGGATGCTGCCGCTGCGGCGGATAAAGgtaaggagaaggtggaggaacCGGTGCCAGCGGCGAGAGCGGCGGGGTGCGGAAATGGGAGGTTCATGGCGTACCCGGCGCGGATGGCGGAGCACAAAGGCGTGGTGACGGACGCCGCCATCTTCAGGGCTGAGCTCGAGAAGCTGCACGCGCACATGGGCACAAAGCTCAA GGTGCCAATTATTGGTGGAAAAGACCTGGATCTTCATCAACTATTTAAGGAAGTTACGTCACGAGGTGGCATTGATAAG GTCAAGGCAGAAAACAGATGGAGAGAAGTAACCGCGTCATTTCTTTTCCCTGCCACTGCAACAAATGCTTCTTTTATGTTGAAGAAATACTATATGTCGCTGTTATACCATTTTGAACAACTATACTTCTTTGGAGCACAGGGCTGGTATCAACAAGAAACTG ATAACAGATCACTGCCTTGCATAGAAGTGAGAGCTGAAACAGAAAACACCGTCAAAAGAAAAAGGGCCACCAGTGCCTCTTCAG ACCCAGCTTTGGCTTCTGATAATGCTGATGTGGATGTAATAATTGATGGCAAGTTTGAATATGGTTACATTGTAACTGTTGTTATGGGATCAAAATCCACAAAAGCAATCCTTTATAATTACAGTGAGGAACCTGCTCTTACAACTCTGGCACCTACTATGCCCGTAAACAACACTGGTTCGAAGGGTGGACATAGGCGGAGGCAACGCAGGAAGAAACTAAGTACAACAGACCCCAGACATCCCAAACCGAACAGGAGCGGCTATAATTTCTTTTTCCAGGACCAGCACAGAAAGCTAAAGCCAGAGTATCCTAGCCAGGATAGGCTGATCAGTAAAATGATTGGTGAACGGTGGAACAATCTAAGCCCTGAAGACAAAGCT GTGTACCAAGAAAGAGGTGTACAGGACAAGGAGAGATACCAGTCTCAGTTGGCTGCTTATAGAGAAGAACTGAGAACAGGCCAGCCTATCAGCAATTCTATGCCTATTATCGGCAATGATGCACCTATCCAGCAGACATTTCCCCAGACAGAAGTAACTATTGATGAAGTGGACTCCAAGGTCAGTAAAGGAGATATGTTGCTGTCCAATCAAAGGTACAACAACAGCGACGAAGGTGTTGATTCAGGTGGGAAACTTGTTGAAGATGAAGAGTTCAACACTGATACATCTCCTGAGCCTAGCATGGATACCACTGATTCTCCTGGgccgcttgatccttctgctgatgGTGACCGATTTGAACTTCGCAGGAGGGAGAACCCCAACAAAAATGAGAAACAGAGCACTGCACCTAAATAA